ATACTAAAGTAGGTAAAACACACACCTCTTTAACTCCTGCCAAACACTAGCGTCTGGAGGAGAAAGGGCATGTGAGGACAAAGGTTAACACTAGATGTCAATCTCACAGCCAGAGAGTCAATTATTTGTTTACACGTCACCTAACACTGTCCCTGAGTCCTTTCTTAGTAAGTTCTTTTTGCAAGAGACTTATCCAGGCCATCTACATCCAGGGATGGCCAAAAACAATGAGTGGTCCAGCTGTCAGTCATGCCTGTCCTCTCCATCCTGCTGTATCAGTaaccactcaataaatatgaCCGAAATAATTTTTTGGTGTCCAGCATGGTGCCCAATGCTCTGAAAGGACACAAAACAGGAGCAAGTGTGGCCACGGCCTTAGAGAACTTACTCACCTGAAAAAATGAGATGTACACAAATGAAACTACAAAGTATGCTGCTCAAGGTCTGGACATTGCAATACTGATAACTGTAACAGCAGTCCAGAGGATGTGGTCTGGAATGATGGGATGGTCCCATGGAAGGAAAGGGCCCAAGGAAGGGAGAGGCATTCTGGGTTAATGGGACAGGAAGATAGGACAAGACTGAAGACACTGTGGTGAGAGCAGGGAACGGGGGTGCTGGGCCATGAGGAAACCACACCTGCTTCAggaaaactgacaaaaacaaacaGGATCCCAAAGTCAGAGAATGACAAGGGGAAAAACAGCCCATGCTAGGAGACTGGACACCTACTTGAGAGAATGAACCCTGTGTTCCCCAGTTATTCCCTCTAAGCTTTCCTTGTATGTGGCATCACCCACCACCAGGAGGGTGTCAGAGCCCTCTTATTACCACATGAGTTTGCCAATTTAAGAAGCAACACCTTCTGGAGGGGCTTTATAGAAATGGCAGTACCTTAACACCAACTGAAACACAAGTcgggggaagagaggaaaaaatattagATAAAGAATGCTCCCTTCTGCCACAGTGGTTACAGGCATCAGATAGTAAGtcaagatgaaagggaaaaggatAGAAGTCTTaggtttaagaggaaaaaaattgcaaacagcagaaacaaacactcCTACTTTAGACATCCAGGGAACAGGCAGCCCTTACCAGCACCATGATGGTTGCAATCAAACGCGTAGGCTCTATCATTCGCTTCAGCTGTTTCATTGGTCCCATGAGGAAGACAGTGCTAAGACGCAAACACACACAAGCCGTTCAGACCGGAACAGAACCACACGAGGTAAACCAAGGTGCCTCCCCATCACCTCCCCCAGCTCACCTGCGGCAATAATAGCAGTAATAGTAGATGACCCTTGAAAAGCTCCGACTGAGCTAGGCACTGTGCCTCAGGGCCTTTTGTGCCTTATTCTTATTTAGTCCATTAACAATTTATGAAGTTGATTATAGGAACAGTCATCATACTTATTTTGCAGACAAAGAAGCTTAAGTCCAGAAAGGACCTGTTACTTATCTAAGGCCACCCAACTAGAATACGGTAGAGTGAGGATGTAGGTGCACGTAGGTCTGACTCCGGAGCCACGTCCATAACCACTAGGTTAGAGGACCCCTCCCTTCCAGGTGCTGCCTTGCCTCCTTCACAACCTACCCAcggaaacaaacaaaccaaagtgACTCCggtaatctaaaaaagaaaaaccgcATCTTACAGGCTTAGGTAGTTTATGTTAAAAGGCAgagcatttcattttcttttgtaatctCCAGAGGACAGTTCTAATGTTGATAGGAATATCATCTGTGATGCGTGGAACACTTGCTAAGTGTTAGATATCGCGTACATGATCTCATTTCATCCCCTCAACAACTCTGTGAGTTCGGTATCATTACACTTATTTTAGAGCTGAGAAAAtaaaagctcagaaaggttaatttacttatccaagatcacacagctaagccCATAAAAGAGCTGGCATTCCAACCCACATCTGTTGGATTCCCAAACTCCAAAAGACAGCCCCAGCATGCCTTCTGTAGGGATGGAACTTGATAGGTGGCCAGTGAGAAAGAGTAAACACAAACGAAGCAGACACTCACGCCTAACACGGCAAGTGCCAGGGCCCGGTATAGGTCATGCTTCCCGACTCCTGACAGAAACGCCCCGTGTGGCATCACCCCAGGCGTAGCTGGTTTACAGCCAGCATTTAATACAAGCCAACCAGCAGATGACATTAGCTACTGAGTgttctaaaaacaaaactttgttaAATAAGTCTACCTCTCTTTGAAGTGTCATTAAGCTTCCATTTGAACTCAAAGCTGCACTCCCAGGTCAAGTGTTTGCGCTGAGTGCACTCTTGAGCCTACGCTGAACAAGAAGCGATAGCCAAGGGTGGCCTTAAAAATTACATGCagcatatatacaaaaatataaaagattacaGGCAGAGCCACAAACTCCTAGACACACCCAGTAATAACAATTCGCTCCCTTTATTATCTCCCTGGGCAATGCTTCGAAAAGTTGGTCCCATTAGGATTTGCTAAATAGTTCTTTTGGACTAACCAACACACCCATATATTTATGCTCAGTCTAGACTATACATTATAACCTATGCTGTCTGCCCAAAGCAAAACCCCCCAAAAGTTAGTATTTGAGAGAGCTTTGGAGGCAAGATTAGACATCTCCAAGGGCCAGCATTATACTATCATAAGAATTAATAaatttagagattatcatactaagtgaagtaagtcagacaaagaaagacaaatatcatatgatatcactcgtATGtggaatcagaagaaaaaaatgatacaaatgaacctaaaaaacagaaacagactcacagactttgaaaacaaacttatggtttgtTTTCAAACCATAAGTGGAAACAtggtggggagagataaattaggagttcgggattaacatatacataccactatatgtaaaatagataatcaacaaggacctcctgcatagcacagggaactctactcaatattctgcaataacctatatgggaaaagtgtCTGAGaaagaataggtatatgtataactgagtcacttagctgtacacctaaaactaacacaacactgtaaaccaactatactccaatataaaataaaaattaaatttaaaaaaaacaacttgaaaaaaaacagaattaataaattaagttTAAGCATGGCCAGTGCATTGCACTTAATCATTTGGTTCACATTTCCAGGCAGAAGAAGACCTAGGTTTGGGGACAATTAGGGACAAGTAAGACAGAAGTGCAGCCCTTGTCAAGTGGTAGATTTGTAACAAGTCAGTGTAATAAAATGCTATCTGTGttgttacataaatatatatgggaTAGACAGAGCCCATATAAAGGAGGAGGTCATTGATTCTGGAGGGGAAAAGGGAATTAAGAGAAGTCTCATGGGAGAGGTGACTTCTGAGTCAGGTCTTGACAAATGAGCAAGTACCCATCAAAGGGGGGGCGCAGACGGGGCAGCATCCCAGGCACAGAAAACAGCCCAAGCAAAGCACAAGGACGTTTGGAGAAATCCAAGTTCAGCCTGGCTGAGGAGAACGACTCGAAGAGTCTGTCCTGTATGCATGCTGAGGGTTTTGGACTTCACCCGTTGAGAGGGAATGGGAAGCCACTAAGGGGGCTAAGCAAGGCTATAAATGAATGGCTCCACAGCTCTGTGGAAAATGGCCTGGTGAGGGTCCATAAAAGAGGCAGAGAAGCCCACCAAGGAACTCCTGTAGTGAGCAGTGATAGAGACCAGAGCTAAAagcagctcagatgtcaccttctaCGGGAAGCCCTCCGGTCTCCCCAGGTCACGTCAGACCAGCTCACTTGCACTTCCCTGAGCATTGCTCTCCCCATACCCTATTATATTATCAGTTTATATGTCTGTCTGCCTGGCCAACCAGTGAGCTCCATCACAGCAGGAACCAAACCCTGCTCGTCCTTGAATCctcagagcccagcacagggTGTGAGCATGTGAGTCAATCAGCAAGGGGCAGCAGCAGTAAGACTAGAGCAATGGAGAGGGCAGTGTGGTAAACTTTGAAGAAATCATTCAACTCTTCCGTGCCATGTAAAACCACAATGGTAGTACAGTTCCTGCCTTCTCCAGTGGTACTTCAAGGATGAactaagatataaaaatatgttgaagttaaaaaagaaaaaatatatatattttgaagtttggagggttttttgtttgtttgtttgtttttgcagtacatgggcctctcactgttgtggcctctcccattgcggagcacaggctccggacgcgcatggctcacgggcccagccgctccgcggcatgtgggatcttcccagaccggggcacgaacccacgtcccctgcatcggcaggcggactctcaacgactgcgccaccagggaagccggaaaGTGATGTATTTTAACTACTTCTTTTCTCTCCAAATCCTTAAAACTATGGAAGCATCCTCTTTCACCTCCCTCCAAACACAACGCACATCCATTTTCCCATCTAATAATTGGCTAAGGTTAGATTTAAAAAACTGTTACCTCCCAAGAGATGCGATGTTGCCAAAGGTGTAAAACACTGCGAAGAGGTATAGTCCCTTCCTGGGCACCCAGAGCAGAAGAGTTCCCTGAAAGATAAGGCACAGCGTATCCGCACGTGCGGAACACCCCACCACAGCCACCGAACCAGGAGTGCACAGAGGAACCTTTTCCCCTCCGCGCCCCCCTTACCTCCCTCAccacttccctttcctccccctcctcttatCCATGCATTTCAGTGAAGAGCAGAAGAGAAAAGGAGGTAGATGAAAGTGGAAAGATAGCGGGAAGGAACGCAGGGGGAAAAGATGGCGGAGGGGTGGGCGGTCTTACCAGCAGTGAGCAGAGAATTCCTGCAGCAAAACAGGCAATGAAGCCTTTTATTCTGGTGCTCGAGCTTAATGAAGCTGCCTCCACaacctgaaatatttaaaaaactaattacatacatgtatatgcatatttaaTCACCAAAAACAAAGGACACATACTTAAATTTAGAATTTGTACAGAGAAAGGCAGCAACACAGAATCCTAGTTGTGCATAGCTACAGGAGCCCTCATGATCACTGAATCCGGCCATGAATCTCTTCTCCAGCAGCTGATTAGAGGCTACCGATCCTCTGGTTGGACATCTCCAGAGGTGGAAACTCTGTCTCAAGCACAATGCACTTCACAAACAGTGAAGTGGATTGAAGAGATGGGCTGGTGGGACCCGAGCTGTGTCCCACAGCTATGCTGTGTCTCATCCAGGAGCCCAAAGTTCACGAACCGGTTCGAATTGCCTATGACAGGCCTCGGGGTCGTCCCgtgtccaagaagaagaaacgCCAGGACTTTGATTTCGCCCAGCAGAAACTGACCGACAAGAACCTGGGGGTCCAGATGCTACAGAAGATGGGCTGGAAGGAGGGCCACGGCCTGGGCTCCTGTGGGAAGGGCATCAGGGAGCCCGTCAGCGTGGGAACTGCCTCGGAAGGGGAGGGGTTGGGTGCCGACAGGCAGGAGCACAAAGAAGACACGTTTGACGTGTTCCGTCAGAGGATGATGCAGATGTACAGACACAAACGGGCCAACAAATAGTTCCAGGGTCTCTTCCATGAGGACGACAGGCATCCGGAAAGGGCTAACTCACCACTTTGGGTGCCTACTGTCTCTGCCTTGTTTCCATCACTGGAAATCATATAGAGAAATTTAGCATTTTTGGTTCTTGGTAAAATCTGTGGCACAAACGGAAGTCCCTTAACTTTATCTTGACAATGTATAGGTATTATCTACTTTCCTACTCCATAATGAACTGCAAAATCGTCCATGGAAATTTAAAGATAACTTCTGGTTTCTTACTCCGTAGGGAATTATAAAATTATCCAACAGATGCTATTGAGTTTGAAAGAGGAgttaaagaaaactggaaaaatagtgAATGGAATGATCACTGGGTTCTTTCTTTTGAGTGCACTGTTCTTTatattacaaaatttttaaagttttattgctTTAAAGATATGTGCCTTTGTAATAGATTTAGATcttagaaaaattatatttgaaaaacacatGCATTCCATTTTTCCTAAAGagtgtttattataaaaaaatctaTCTAGTGCTGTACTGTGTCATGTATGCTATATGTACTTTCTCTTGTTTTTACCACAAAATGATTTGACCACGTTTATGACGAAATCACGGTACTTAGAATAAGATACCGTTAAACCACAAGTCAAATTATGCCAAGGTTGACCTCAGAGACTGTTCCAGAATATTATCCTATGCATAAATGCTCCACCATGTTCTGTTTATTATAAGTAAAATCATCTTCAAATATCTTTGACATTAAGTAAGGACAAACATATTAGTATGGGATATTATGTAGCATGAGACAGTTATATTTCAACTTAGATGATTCAAATTCCATGAGAAGAATGGTCACTTATTACTGttttaataatagtaaaatatcttttttttttttttttttccggtacgcgggcctctcactgctgtggcctctcctgctgcagagcacaggctccggacgcgcaggctcagcggccatggctcacgggccccgccactccgcggcacgtgggatcttcctcgaccagggcacgaacccacgtcccctgcatcggcaggcggactcccaaccaccgcgccaccagggaagcccagtaaaatATCTTTTGATAACATTTCCACTCTCTCTGATGTGGAAAGATATTAGGTGTGTGAGTACAAATATGGCCATTTTCTCTTGgtcatttattaaattatgtatACTATTTGTTGTTATATATGAAGTAGATATTCAAATACAGAAGCAGAATTAAAGGATCCAGGCCAACATAAAGAGCTGACAGAAACCATACatgtgaaaaaa
This sequence is a window from Globicephala melas chromosome 1, mGloMel1.2, whole genome shotgun sequence. Protein-coding genes within it:
- the SFT2D2 gene encoding vesicle transport protein SFT2B — encoded protein: MDKLKKVLSGQDTEDRGGLSEVVEAASLSSSTRIKGFIACFAAGILCSLLGTLLLWVPRKGLYLFAVFYTFGNIASLGSTVFLMGPMKQLKRMIEPTRLIATIMVLLCITLTLCSAFWWHNRGLALIFCILQSLALTWYSLSYIPFARNAVKKCFAVCLA